The Caulifigura coniformis genome includes a region encoding these proteins:
- a CDS encoding FAD-dependent oxidoreductase, which produces MAHWNRRNVLQSAMAGLATTWALRSGRAAGETLPAAAAPAGGPVRELEADVVIIGAGMGGVAAALAAARNGLRVVLTEPTDWIGGQLTSQAVPPDEHSAIEKHGANQSYREFRTRVRDYYRQNFPLTPAARENPLLNPGNGSVSRLCHEPRVALAVLQDMLAPHLSSGRLTLLLETEPVSAEVEGDRIESVRVRSTRSGKEYQLLAPQFIDASELGDLLPLTKTEFVTGTEAKEETDELHAAATANPLNQQAFTICFAAEYRPGENHVIDQPAEYAFWSKFVPAMTPPWSGRLLDLSYSNPRDLTPKKLGFDPTLAPTKALNLFRYRQIRNAAFFTENTGGGNVTLVNWPQNDYVLGPLIGVSKEEADRHVARAKQLSLSLMYWLQTECPRPDGGTGYPGLLLRGDMMGTEDGLAKAPYVREARRIEALFTITEHFVGRENRARMLGQPADRATPPEFPDSVGVGSYHIDLHPSSAGDNYIDFASLPFQIPLRSLIPKRVKNLLAACKNIGTTHITNGCYRLHPVEWGIGEAAGCLASFQHHRKTTSHAIAESETLLGEFQTMIREQGVETHWPKS; this is translated from the coding sequence ATGGCACATTGGAATCGGCGGAATGTTCTGCAATCGGCCATGGCCGGCCTCGCGACCACGTGGGCCCTGCGCAGCGGACGGGCTGCCGGAGAGACGCTCCCTGCCGCGGCTGCGCCTGCAGGCGGGCCGGTTCGCGAACTCGAGGCCGACGTCGTCATCATCGGTGCGGGGATGGGAGGAGTCGCTGCAGCGCTCGCCGCCGCCCGGAATGGCCTCCGCGTCGTGCTCACGGAACCGACCGACTGGATCGGCGGACAACTCACTTCCCAGGCCGTCCCTCCCGATGAGCATTCCGCCATCGAGAAGCACGGAGCGAACCAGTCCTATCGCGAGTTTCGGACGCGGGTACGGGACTATTACCGCCAGAACTTTCCGCTGACCCCCGCGGCCCGCGAGAACCCGTTGCTCAATCCGGGCAATGGCAGCGTGTCACGGTTGTGCCACGAGCCGCGCGTCGCGCTGGCCGTCCTGCAGGACATGCTGGCGCCGCACCTCAGTTCGGGCCGGTTGACGCTGCTGTTGGAAACCGAGCCGGTCAGCGCGGAAGTTGAGGGCGACCGCATCGAATCGGTTCGCGTGCGTTCAACGCGAAGCGGCAAGGAGTATCAGCTGCTCGCGCCACAGTTCATCGACGCCAGTGAACTGGGAGATCTCCTTCCGCTGACGAAAACCGAGTTTGTCACCGGCACGGAAGCGAAGGAAGAAACGGATGAACTGCACGCGGCAGCGACCGCGAATCCGTTGAACCAGCAGGCATTCACGATCTGTTTCGCCGCGGAGTATCGGCCTGGCGAGAATCACGTCATCGATCAACCGGCGGAGTATGCGTTCTGGAGCAAATTCGTTCCGGCGATGACGCCCCCCTGGTCGGGCCGACTGCTCGACCTCAGCTATTCGAATCCGCGCGATCTGACGCCAAAGAAACTCGGCTTTGATCCGACGCTCGCACCGACCAAAGCCCTCAATCTGTTCCGCTACCGGCAGATCAGGAACGCGGCCTTCTTCACGGAGAATACCGGCGGCGGAAATGTCACGCTCGTCAACTGGCCCCAGAACGACTACGTGCTGGGACCGCTGATCGGCGTCTCGAAAGAAGAAGCGGACCGCCACGTGGCCCGCGCGAAGCAGCTCAGCCTGTCCCTCATGTACTGGCTGCAGACGGAATGTCCGCGGCCGGACGGCGGCACCGGATATCCCGGGTTGTTGCTGCGAGGCGACATGATGGGGACCGAGGATGGACTGGCGAAGGCGCCCTACGTTCGCGAGGCGAGGCGGATCGAAGCCCTGTTCACGATCACCGAACACTTTGTCGGCCGCGAGAACCGGGCCCGCATGCTCGGACAACCGGCCGACCGCGCGACGCCCCCCGAGTTTCCCGATTCGGTCGGCGTTGGCTCCTATCACATCGACCTGCATCCGAGTTCGGCCGGGGACAACTACATCGACTTTGCTTCGCTGCCGTTCCAGATCCCGCTGCGATCGCTGATTCCCAAACGTGTGAAGAACCTGTTGGCCGCCTGCAAGAACATCGGGACCACGCACATCACGAACGGCTGCTATCGCCTGCACCCGGTGGAATGGGGCATCGGTGAAGCGGCAGGTTGCCTCGCCAGTTTCCAGCATCACCGGAAGACAACCTCCCACGCCATCGCGGAGTCCGAAACTCTGCTCGGAGAGTTCCAGACGATGATTCGCGAACAGGGAGTGGAGACTCACTGGCCGAAGAGCTGA
- a CDS encoding sialidase family protein produces MLSPVNRRHFLSFLAASAVVPCSSAFGSDAGLIRGITDTTLWNNLDGSGTTWFHPKVCMVPRPGKPPLALMNLQFIAGSDYFGPVHWSASEDNGQTWSEPVLIPGFERRPVPGHEGLLAGVCDVVPEYHAKTNTVLAVGEIVFYRGERFAAKDQLRRYPVYCVRKSDGTWTDRKILEWDDPRAAFIYSNNCGQRVTLPDGDILIAMSIGAKSESRSAITARCSFDGDTFAIRDVGEEIKHAAGRGLLEPSLTSWNGLHYMTIRAEDDRGYVCTSTDGLRWTEKQPWLWDDGEPLAMSSTQQHWLTHSDGLFLVYTRKDASNLKLIRWRAPLFVAQVDPQTLRLRRDTEQIVLPIRGDSLNDPNGTQQMGNFHIVNANADESWVTDGHWLPKKNARGELRMARIAWTKPNRLV; encoded by the coding sequence ATGCTGTCTCCCGTGAATCGTCGACACTTCCTCTCGTTCCTCGCGGCGTCTGCCGTTGTCCCATGTTCATCGGCCTTCGGCAGCGATGCCGGACTGATCCGTGGCATTACCGACACCACGCTCTGGAACAACCTCGACGGCAGCGGGACGACGTGGTTCCATCCCAAAGTCTGCATGGTGCCCCGGCCGGGAAAACCGCCGCTGGCGCTGATGAATCTGCAGTTCATCGCCGGATCCGACTATTTCGGCCCGGTCCACTGGTCGGCCTCGGAAGACAATGGCCAGACCTGGTCGGAACCGGTCCTGATCCCGGGTTTTGAGCGTCGCCCGGTCCCGGGCCATGAAGGGCTTCTCGCGGGCGTGTGCGACGTCGTTCCGGAATACCACGCGAAGACGAACACCGTCCTTGCCGTCGGCGAGATCGTCTTTTACCGCGGCGAGAGGTTCGCCGCGAAAGATCAACTCAGGCGTTATCCCGTTTATTGCGTCCGCAAATCGGATGGAACGTGGACCGATCGCAAGATCCTGGAATGGGACGATCCGCGGGCTGCATTCATCTACAGCAACAACTGCGGCCAGCGGGTCACGCTTCCGGATGGCGACATCCTGATCGCCATGTCGATCGGGGCGAAGTCGGAATCCCGATCGGCGATCACTGCCCGGTGCTCTTTCGACGGGGACACCTTCGCAATCCGCGACGTGGGCGAAGAAATCAAGCATGCCGCCGGCCGAGGCCTGCTCGAACCATCACTGACGTCGTGGAACGGTCTGCACTATATGACGATCCGTGCCGAAGACGACCGCGGGTACGTCTGCACGTCGACGGATGGACTCCGGTGGACGGAGAAGCAGCCCTGGCTGTGGGACGACGGAGAGCCCCTCGCGATGTCGTCCACCCAGCAGCACTGGCTGACGCACTCGGACGGCCTGTTCCTCGTCTATACCCGGAAGGACGCTTCGAACCTGAAGCTGATCCGCTGGCGCGCGCCGCTGTTCGTCGCGCAGGTCGATCCGCAGACGCTCCGGCTCCGCCGCGACACCGAGCAGATCGTCCTGCCGATTCGCGGCGACTCACTGAATGACCCCAACGGCACGCAGCAGATGGGGAATTTCCACATCGTCAATGCGAACGCGGACGAGTCGTGGGTGACGGATGGCCACTGGCTTCCGAAGAAGAACGCCCGCGGCGAACTCCGGATGGCCCGCATCGCCTGGACGAAGCCGAACCGGCTCGTGTGA
- a CDS encoding WD40 repeat domain-containing protein: MVLRMTAAAAVLIGLVLVTIFVPVAQRGDGDIEVEQFADEPIELVLAPPPDEAPEHSDGVRQAARIVLRASGSTTGSGLRLPPRSPGPVPQAGSAVRPRAGVAIAAPAEAGNTIRPRPPVQIPPPAQAGSVAGIRRPVAVPRPAIPQAGSVVRRGGVPLNLNPLVRSAPSRSKDEPWVAQYVAFGPGGLELATGTLGGEILVFDLQSREFRRALKLPAGDLLEMLYTPDGALLTSSTDKRLRLFDTASGEIARTYDAGGTISSMALVPGGEEVIAGSWEGRVFRLSLTKGNVVELGRHPGTVRAVAVSPDGRSVASAGTDPDLRLWKLDRPDSPAVLLRAGRPVTRLAFSHDGRWLASAGSGSVTSLWKLDPIEPPVLERSIVGMQNANGLFFDRRSSRIFVSGRNSFANISRVDIETGGVSTFTETLPPESIRDIALSPDGLTLAALTGNHSVHLFQLDPATSTIVGKSFLQPPSPR, translated from the coding sequence ATGGTACTCCGGATGACGGCGGCGGCCGCAGTCCTGATCGGACTTGTCCTCGTGACGATCTTCGTGCCGGTGGCGCAGCGAGGGGACGGCGACATCGAAGTCGAACAATTTGCCGACGAACCGATTGAACTCGTCCTGGCCCCTCCTCCGGACGAAGCGCCTGAGCACTCCGATGGCGTTCGCCAGGCCGCGCGGATCGTCCTGCGGGCGTCAGGATCGACAACCGGTTCCGGCCTCAGACTGCCGCCCCGGTCGCCAGGCCCCGTTCCCCAGGCAGGGTCGGCCGTACGTCCCCGCGCGGGAGTCGCCATCGCGGCGCCCGCCGAGGCCGGCAACACGATCCGGCCCCGGCCCCCGGTTCAGATCCCCCCTCCGGCCCAGGCTGGTTCCGTCGCCGGCATTCGCCGGCCTGTCGCGGTTCCCCGGCCTGCGATTCCGCAGGCGGGTTCGGTGGTCCGTCGCGGCGGAGTTCCACTGAATTTGAACCCGCTGGTTCGCTCGGCTCCCAGTCGGTCGAAAGACGAGCCCTGGGTGGCCCAGTACGTGGCGTTTGGCCCAGGCGGACTGGAACTCGCCACCGGGACCCTCGGGGGGGAAATCCTGGTGTTCGATCTGCAGTCGCGGGAGTTCCGCCGCGCATTGAAACTTCCGGCCGGCGACCTGCTGGAGATGCTTTATACGCCGGATGGCGCGTTGCTCACGAGTTCGACCGACAAGCGGCTGCGGTTGTTTGACACAGCGTCGGGCGAGATCGCGCGCACGTATGACGCCGGGGGGACGATCAGCTCCATGGCCCTTGTCCCTGGCGGGGAGGAGGTCATCGCCGGCTCGTGGGAAGGTCGGGTCTTCCGACTCTCACTGACGAAAGGCAACGTTGTAGAACTCGGTCGCCATCCCGGGACGGTCCGGGCCGTCGCGGTCTCCCCGGACGGTCGATCTGTCGCGAGCGCGGGGACTGATCCTGATCTCCGTTTGTGGAAACTCGATCGACCGGATTCTCCTGCCGTGCTGCTGCGTGCTGGAAGGCCTGTCACCCGTCTCGCGTTCTCGCACGATGGGCGCTGGCTGGCGAGCGCCGGATCGGGGTCAGTCACGTCGCTTTGGAAGCTCGATCCCATTGAACCCCCAGTGCTGGAACGGTCAATCGTCGGCATGCAGAACGCGAATGGCCTGTTCTTCGACCGCCGGTCGAGCCGAATTTTCGTCAGCGGCAGGAACAGCTTTGCGAACATCAGTCGCGTGGACATCGAGACAGGAGGCGTCAGCACCTTTACGGAGACGCTGCCTCCCGAATCGATTCGCGACATCGCGCTCTCTCCCGATGGCCTGACGCTTGCGGCATTGACCGGGAATCATTCTGTTCATCTCTTCCAACTCGACCCGGCGACCTCCACGATCGTCGGCAAGAGTTTCCTCCAGCCGCCGTCCCCCCGTTAA
- a CDS encoding DUF1598 domain-containing protein: MLHRLIGRAKTAMAFGLSAVMAMTVNVASAGEGPDRAIQLFAAGEINQAADAVSKLSPQEKADLLARIEAAQKSNPGPVTRDAGREQTKGETKSAQPSLKGTGADFQTLMNLIQQQTSGPWQDIDGEGGTMTPFESGVRVDARGVLKRVERRDAGGSLAAMVLAARKAAMNGDVAVESDLRMVSLTRLEREIAARLERGERVPEEMKQLAGLSSVQYVFVDPASKEIVIAGPAQANGLLRLDDLVTLLRTHEGRGKQMFGCSIDPRAEGLAAVKTFAEESQARGPLGPGQAKRFAQQIGDTLGRQDITTYGVPADSRVARVIVEADYLMKLIGVGKVEGGKNVPSYFDLLAKQPSLATGGLDALRWWMTLNLDEVRHNDARTAFELKGTAVKCLSENQFITATGGRTSTGKAEPINRQFAEGFTKNYAELAAAHPVFADLKGVFELAMVAALIQNEGLDVDAGWNRGVFASAGSFRTGQYAVPKEVDSVVNHRVFNGKDVVVQVAGGVRADVVQVISNPEVRKESTAPAETVAKAGQSPEGRWWWDAAR, from the coding sequence ATGCTTCACCGATTGATCGGCCGTGCAAAGACGGCGATGGCTTTCGGCCTTTCGGCTGTCATGGCGATGACCGTCAATGTCGCCAGCGCCGGCGAAGGGCCTGATCGTGCGATCCAGCTCTTTGCGGCAGGTGAGATCAATCAGGCGGCGGACGCCGTCTCGAAACTCTCGCCGCAGGAGAAGGCCGATCTTCTGGCCCGCATCGAAGCCGCCCAGAAGTCGAACCCTGGCCCCGTGACCCGCGACGCTGGTCGCGAGCAGACGAAGGGTGAGACAAAGTCGGCTCAGCCTTCGCTGAAAGGGACCGGAGCCGATTTCCAGACGCTGATGAACCTGATTCAGCAGCAGACGAGCGGGCCCTGGCAGGATATCGACGGCGAAGGCGGAACGATGACGCCGTTTGAAAGCGGTGTTCGCGTCGACGCCAGAGGCGTTCTCAAGCGTGTCGAGCGGCGTGACGCTGGCGGTTCGCTGGCCGCGATGGTGCTGGCAGCGCGGAAGGCCGCGATGAACGGCGACGTGGCCGTGGAATCCGATCTCCGGATGGTTTCGCTGACGCGTCTCGAACGTGAAATCGCCGCCCGACTCGAACGCGGTGAACGCGTTCCCGAAGAAATGAAGCAGCTGGCCGGTCTGTCGTCGGTGCAGTACGTCTTTGTCGATCCGGCCTCGAAGGAAATCGTTATCGCAGGCCCCGCGCAGGCGAATGGCCTGCTGCGGCTCGATGATCTGGTCACCCTGCTGCGGACCCATGAGGGGCGCGGCAAGCAGATGTTCGGGTGCTCGATCGACCCGCGTGCGGAAGGCCTCGCGGCCGTGAAGACGTTCGCCGAAGAATCGCAGGCCCGCGGCCCCCTCGGCCCCGGCCAGGCAAAGCGGTTTGCCCAGCAGATCGGCGACACCCTCGGCCGCCAGGACATCACGACTTATGGCGTGCCGGCAGACTCGCGAGTGGCTCGCGTGATCGTTGAGGCCGACTACCTGATGAAGCTGATCGGCGTCGGCAAAGTCGAAGGCGGCAAGAACGTGCCGAGCTACTTTGACCTCCTGGCGAAGCAGCCCTCGCTCGCCACTGGCGGCCTCGATGCCCTTCGCTGGTGGATGACGCTGAACCTCGATGAAGTGCGGCATAACGACGCCCGCACCGCGTTCGAACTCAAGGGGACGGCCGTGAAGTGCCTGTCCGAGAACCAGTTCATCACGGCCACCGGCGGACGGACCTCCACAGGCAAGGCCGAGCCGATCAACCGTCAGTTCGCTGAAGGCTTCACGAAGAACTACGCCGAACTCGCCGCGGCCCACCCGGTCTTCGCCGACCTGAAGGGTGTGTTCGAACTCGCCATGGTCGCTGCACTGATCCAGAACGAAGGCCTTGATGTCGACGCGGGCTGGAACCGTGGCGTGTTCGCCTCGGCCGGATCGTTCCGCACCGGCCAGTACGCCGTCCCGAAGGAAGTCGACTCGGTCGTCAACCACCGCGTGTTCAACGGCAAGGACGTTGTCGTCCAGGTTGCCGGCGGCGTGCGGGCGGATGTGGTCCAGGTGATTTCCAACCCGGAAGTTCGCAAGGAATCGACCGCTCCGGCCGAAACCGTCGCGAAGGCCGGCCAGTCGCCGGAAGGCCGCTGGTGGTGGGACGCCGCCCGCTGA
- a CDS encoding mannose-1-phosphate guanylyltransferase, which yields MLHAVIMAGGSGTRFWPASRHAFPKQFLTLSGDRSLIQSTSDRCIGWIPAERQWVVTNEAQAAETRRQLPELPTGHVLVEPCARNTAPCVALAAAHLLKEDPDAVMLLLPADHVIQPVEAFEKAGKAAQTLVDEDRNRLVLFGVTPTFPSTGYGYIERGPQLGAGRSAYHVAAFREKPDRPTAETYLKAGTFYWNCGIFTWSARRILEAITTYEPEIGALTAQVAGTIGAPGYDATIRDLFPKMKSTSIDYAVLERDKSIVVLEAPFGWDDVGSWEAVPRLSGSDAAGNTIEGLHVGVDTKNCIVRTTDKHLVATLGLEDCIVVHTPDATLVAKRGDENAIKKLIEELKTRGLNGML from the coding sequence ATGCTGCATGCCGTGATCATGGCGGGCGGGTCTGGCACCCGGTTCTGGCCCGCGAGCCGCCACGCGTTCCCGAAACAGTTCCTGACGCTCAGCGGCGACCGGTCCCTGATCCAGTCGACCTCGGACCGCTGTATCGGCTGGATCCCGGCCGAACGGCAATGGGTCGTCACCAACGAAGCCCAGGCCGCTGAGACGCGCCGACAACTCCCGGAGCTTCCGACCGGGCACGTCCTCGTCGAGCCCTGCGCGCGCAATACGGCTCCCTGCGTGGCGCTGGCGGCCGCGCATCTCCTGAAGGAAGACCCGGACGCCGTCATGCTCCTCCTCCCGGCGGATCATGTCATCCAACCGGTCGAAGCCTTCGAGAAGGCAGGCAAGGCGGCCCAGACGCTTGTCGACGAGGATCGAAATCGCCTCGTGCTGTTCGGCGTCACGCCGACATTCCCGTCGACCGGCTATGGCTACATCGAGCGCGGCCCGCAGTTGGGAGCAGGTCGCTCGGCCTATCACGTTGCGGCGTTCCGCGAGAAGCCTGACCGCCCGACGGCCGAGACGTATCTGAAGGCCGGGACGTTCTACTGGAACTGCGGCATCTTCACCTGGAGCGCGCGGCGAATCCTGGAGGCCATCACGACTTATGAGCCAGAGATCGGAGCGCTGACGGCGCAGGTCGCCGGAACGATCGGCGCCCCTGGCTACGACGCCACGATCCGCGACCTGTTCCCGAAGATGAAGTCGACGTCGATCGACTACGCCGTGCTGGAGCGGGACAAGTCGATCGTCGTGCTCGAGGCGCCGTTCGGCTGGGATGACGTTGGCAGCTGGGAGGCCGTTCCGCGACTTTCAGGCAGCGACGCCGCGGGCAATACCATCGAAGGACTGCACGTCGGAGTCGATACGAAGAACTGCATCGTGCGGACGACGGACAAGCACCTCGTGGCAACGCTGGGGCTTGAAGACTGCATCGTCGTCCACACCCCCGACGCCACGCTCGTGGCGAAGCGGGGGGACGAAAATGCAATCAAGAAGCTCATCGAGGAACTGAAGACACGCGGCCTGAACGGGATGCTGTAA
- the mutM gene encoding bifunctional DNA-formamidopyrimidine glycosylase/DNA-(apurinic or apyrimidinic site) lyase yields MLLRLYHLYESVTPAGCPVMPRSVVPILMPELPEVETMVRGIRPVLEGRTLIDFVRMPCPRKPLSLKPGLAAIRQRANGQAISAVRRRAKRVVIELESGAGFVIEPRMTGLMLVSDPPTREHLRFAWQVQGLRGVETVLFWDRRGLGTVQLLGPDDLTALMLPGRLGPDALEMTPALWRETLARTRRPIKVALLDQGLVAGIGNLYASEILHRSRIAPSTPASEVSGPGIRRLAEAVETVLQLAIRHEGSTLSDGTYRNALNQDGGYQNSHQVYDRAGRDCPRCGKTILRIVQAQRSTFYCAGCQR; encoded by the coding sequence ATGCTGCTCCGGTTGTATCACCTGTACGAGTCCGTCACGCCGGCGGGCTGCCCTGTGATGCCCCGGTCGGTTGTTCCGATCCTGATGCCTGAGCTGCCCGAAGTTGAAACGATGGTTCGCGGGATTCGTCCCGTTCTCGAAGGCCGGACGCTCATCGACTTCGTTCGCATGCCCTGCCCGCGCAAGCCGCTCTCTCTCAAACCCGGACTCGCGGCCATCCGCCAGCGAGCCAATGGCCAGGCCATCTCGGCGGTCCGCCGTCGCGCCAAACGGGTGGTGATCGAGCTCGAGTCCGGAGCGGGATTTGTCATCGAACCGCGGATGACCGGCCTGATGCTGGTGAGCGATCCGCCGACCCGCGAGCACCTGCGATTCGCGTGGCAGGTGCAGGGGCTTCGCGGAGTCGAGACGGTGCTGTTCTGGGACCGCCGCGGTCTCGGTACCGTGCAGCTGCTTGGCCCGGACGACCTGACTGCCCTGATGCTTCCCGGCCGGCTCGGCCCCGACGCCCTGGAGATGACGCCCGCCCTCTGGCGGGAGACACTGGCCAGAACCCGTCGGCCGATCAAGGTGGCGCTGCTCGATCAGGGTCTCGTCGCGGGCATCGGGAATCTTTATGCCAGCGAGATCCTGCACCGGTCGCGGATCGCCCCATCGACTCCTGCCAGCGAGGTTTCAGGTCCGGGAATCCGCCGGTTGGCCGAGGCGGTGGAAACGGTGCTGCAACTGGCCATTCGGCACGAAGGGAGCACGCTGAGCGACGGCACCTACCGTAATGCGCTGAACCAGGATGGCGGCTACCAGAACTCGCACCAGGTATACGATCGGGCCGGGCGGGACTGCCCGCGGTGCGGCAAAACGATCCTGCGCATCGTGCAGGCGCAAAGGTCGACATTCTACTGCGCCGGCTGCCAGCGTTGA
- the alaS gene encoding alanine--tRNA ligase yields MKTDDLRDAYLSFFESKGCVRRPSDVLVPKDDPTVLFTPAGMNQFKNQFLGIGPLEFTKATTCQKCIRTGDIDNVGVTAYHHTFFEMLGNFSFGDYFKREAINWAWEFLTQKKWLGLDADRLNVTVYLDDDEAAGIWAKDIGLSPERISRQDEYENFWPAGSPSNGPDGVCGPCSEIYYTPPGQTKSVEIWNLVFTQFNRVGNPPKNLQPLPKKNIDTGMGLERCASTLQGVLSNFEIDSIKPLCIAAGEAIGKKYSYDAAEGRALRRIADHIRCVTMCAHEGVVPDNAKQGYIVRQLLRRAMLEGFLLGKDAPFLYSLVPVVADLMKRPYPDVQQSVTAVANIVKEEEEQFLGTIERGLSKWNKVVERAKASGGVVSGEEAFALHSQDGFLMDLTVQMAARNGLTVDREKFDTLVKEHEGKSGSGAFLDSVMAEGPLDRVRKNHGATKFLGYDKSESEAKVVGLIVNKEFLEHTNYHGTIGLLLDQTPFYGEAGGQVGDSGTIAGEHFEFHVEETQRNADLIIHIGKLVRGKIQLGEPVTAKIDAGRRAGIRRAHSATHLLHHALHKVIGSNALQRGSKVENDVLRFDFAHSKPVTEEEKRQIEDEINARIAEGASVATEVTDQETAKKRGAMMLFGEKYPDRVRMVTMGDFSVELCGGTHLSNTGQVGLLRLVSEEPVAKGVRRISCLTGQKALAHIREAETLLRESAILLRAPTPQELPRKIAALQEELQAARRELAKHTMASIADLASSILAEAAVIGGVKIVAKEVQGVPRDALKELIDHLRSGKEPVAVLLGLVEEGKVALIAAVSKELAGKKLHAGDAVKAAAKAAGGGGGGRPDLAEAGGKDPSKLSEALEAGKAVFVGKLG; encoded by the coding sequence ATGAAAACTGACGACCTTCGCGACGCCTACCTGTCCTTCTTCGAGTCCAAGGGCTGCGTCCGCCGGCCCAGCGACGTGCTCGTCCCCAAGGACGATCCGACGGTGCTGTTCACGCCGGCCGGAATGAACCAGTTCAAGAACCAGTTCCTCGGCATCGGCCCGCTGGAGTTCACGAAGGCGACGACCTGCCAGAAGTGCATCCGCACCGGCGACATCGACAACGTCGGCGTCACGGCCTACCACCACACGTTCTTCGAGATGCTGGGCAACTTCTCGTTTGGCGATTACTTCAAGCGGGAGGCGATCAACTGGGCCTGGGAATTCCTGACCCAGAAGAAGTGGCTGGGCCTCGATGCCGATCGCCTGAACGTCACCGTGTATCTCGACGACGATGAAGCGGCCGGGATCTGGGCGAAAGACATCGGCCTCTCGCCCGAGCGTATTTCACGTCAGGACGAATACGAGAACTTCTGGCCCGCCGGGTCGCCCTCGAACGGTCCCGATGGCGTCTGCGGTCCGTGCTCCGAGATCTATTACACCCCGCCGGGGCAGACGAAGTCGGTCGAGATCTGGAACCTGGTGTTCACGCAGTTCAACCGCGTCGGGAATCCGCCGAAGAACCTCCAGCCGCTGCCGAAGAAGAACATCGATACGGGGATGGGACTCGAGCGGTGCGCCTCGACGCTGCAGGGGGTGCTGTCGAACTTCGAGATCGACAGCATCAAGCCGCTGTGCATCGCGGCCGGCGAAGCGATCGGGAAGAAGTACAGCTACGACGCGGCCGAGGGCCGGGCACTGCGCCGCATCGCCGACCACATCCGCTGCGTCACGATGTGTGCCCACGAAGGGGTCGTTCCGGACAACGCCAAGCAGGGCTATATCGTCCGCCAGCTCCTGCGCCGCGCGATGCTGGAAGGCTTCCTGCTCGGCAAGGACGCCCCGTTCCTGTATTCGCTCGTGCCGGTCGTCGCGGATCTCATGAAGCGTCCGTACCCGGACGTGCAGCAGTCGGTCACGGCGGTCGCCAACATCGTGAAAGAGGAAGAAGAGCAGTTCCTCGGCACGATCGAACGCGGCCTGTCGAAGTGGAACAAGGTGGTCGAACGGGCGAAGGCTTCCGGTGGCGTGGTTTCCGGCGAGGAAGCCTTTGCCCTGCATTCGCAGGACGGCTTCCTGATGGACCTTACCGTCCAGATGGCCGCCCGTAACGGGCTGACCGTCGATCGTGAAAAGTTCGATACGCTCGTTAAGGAACACGAAGGGAAGTCGGGCTCGGGAGCGTTCCTCGACAGCGTCATGGCGGAGGGCCCGCTGGACCGCGTCCGCAAGAATCACGGCGCGACGAAGTTCCTCGGCTACGACAAGAGCGAGTCGGAAGCGAAGGTCGTCGGCCTGATCGTCAACAAGGAGTTCCTCGAGCACACGAATTACCACGGCACAATCGGCCTGCTGCTCGACCAGACCCCCTTCTACGGCGAAGCCGGCGGACAGGTGGGCGACTCGGGAACGATCGCCGGTGAACACTTCGAGTTCCACGTCGAAGAAACGCAGCGCAACGCCGATCTCATCATCCACATCGGGAAGCTCGTCCGCGGGAAGATTCAGCTGGGCGAGCCGGTGACTGCGAAGATCGACGCCGGCCGCCGGGCCGGAATCCGCCGCGCTCACTCCGCGACCCACCTTCTGCACCACGCCCTGCACAAGGTCATCGGGTCGAACGCCCTGCAGCGCGGCTCGAAGGTCGAGAACGACGTCCTCCGATTCGACTTCGCGCACTCCAAGCCGGTGACCGAAGAGGAGAAGCGGCAGATCGAAGACGAAATCAACGCCCGCATCGCGGAAGGGGCCTCGGTGGCCACAGAGGTCACGGACCAGGAAACGGCCAAGAAGCGCGGCGCGATGATGCTCTTCGGTGAGAAGTATCCCGACCGCGTCCGGATGGTCACGATGGGCGACTTCAGCGTCGAGCTGTGCGGCGGAACACACCTGTCCAACACGGGCCAGGTCGGACTGCTGCGGCTCGTCTCGGAAGAGCCAGTCGCCAAGGGGGTGCGTCGCATCTCGTGCCTCACCGGCCAGAAGGCGCTCGCCCACATCCGCGAGGCGGAAACGCTGCTTCGCGAGTCGGCGATCCTGCTGCGCGCTCCGACGCCGCAGGAGCTTCCCCGCAAGATCGCTGCACTGCAGGAAGAGCTGCAGGCCGCCCGCCGGGAACTCGCGAAGCACACGATGGCCTCAATCGCGGACCTTGCCTCGTCGATTCTGGCCGAGGCCGCGGTCATCGGCGGTGTGAAGATCGTGGCAAAGGAGGTCCAGGGGGTCCCGCGTGACGCCCTGAAGGAACTGATCGATCACCTCCGCTCCGGCAAGGAACCGGTCGCCGTTCTGCTCGGTCTCGTCGAAGAGGGCAAGGTCGCCCTGATCGCGGCCGTGTCGAAGGAACTGGCGGGCAAGAAGCTGCACGCCGGCGACGCCGTCAAAGCAGCGGCGAAGGCGGCGGGGGGCGGAGGAGGCGGCCGCCCCGATCTCGCCGAGGCCGGCGGGAAGGATCCCTCGAAGCTCAGCGAGGCACTCGAAGCCGGCAAGGCAGTGTTCGTGGGAAAGCTGGGGTAA